Part of the Corynebacterium canis genome is shown below.
TGGCGCGCTCCAGCAATTCCGGCAAGGAAATCGCCCGAAAATCATTTCGAATGATCATGAGGGCACCAATTCCGCTTGGCGCGCGGCGGAGGCGCGGACGGTGACTAGGGCGTAGGTGAGGTCGTTCACCTGGTCAATTCGTGTGGGCGTCACACTTAGCACGTCGGCACCCAGCAACGTCTCCGCGTAGGCCTTTAATTCGGCCTGGTCCGTCATGGCGCGATCGAAGTGAACCTCGATCTGGGCGGTGGGTTGCAGCAGCGGCAACCACTCCGCAATCGCGCATACGCTGACGATAATTACGAGCAAAACTGCGGCGTTTGTGCTGGTAGCGGCGCCGCCGGTGATCAATGCTATGGCGAGGGAGGCGACATAAAACGCGACCTCGCGCTGGGAGATTTCGCTGCTGCGCAAACGAATAATGGATAGTACGCCGAAGAGTCCGAGCCCGAATCCTATGGAGGCGGAAGCTTC
Proteins encoded:
- a CDS encoding DUF4956 domain-containing protein → MSYLLTALDILAISVLVFCIYLPRYRRTDLAFALLGLNVGVHVVSLALVSAEASASIGFGLGLFGVLSIIRLRSSEISQREVAFYVASLAIALITGGAATSTNAAVLLVIIVSVCAIAEWLPLLQPTAQIEVHFDRAMTDQAELKAYAETLLGADVLSVTPTRIDQVNDLTYALVTVRASAARQAELVPS